From a region of the Papilio machaon chromosome 26, ilPapMach1.1, whole genome shotgun sequence genome:
- the LOC106708202 gene encoding transmembrane protease serine 11B-like protein, whose translation SIIILVKCDVLDNVESENLQVNDIAGSIIGVIGADSNTKRIKELNDKLKKVDKYVVDKNKYAELLKNITIETDLNATNFFSALYERDYLKVISGNETKSIYLQLKEKMNRDDVIKILAEKGNTSNLVKSARKAIGIDYIEFNDRDDNDIVLDNIVDEILAQAPSDNHKFDHNDNDGMYWDPQGELDDLKEYHRHDGRRIFRGERTTIKNYPFMVSVHVLGRFWCGGSLYWNDLVLTSASCLQLMHNNRFFRENPKLLQVRIGSNHSRIGGEIIDALEVYFHPGYNPRTLNNNIAVIRLRHHLYFDHHRTPKLIAISYSPFSIPTTAEVLLLGWGVKKLSQRIAFEPVFLQQKLLPVYPNIFCKEVYGDKFVSSTMFCAGTMTTGEGACSHDAGGPAVMSGKLVGIISYGPSICGFPNAPTVFTLVGAYADWIETINETMPSYHIGKKKTTTLNPVLAMQYYNLEQYTSLKEKLLEHQTSKVTPLDIMTMPTEGNVTATTPGALRKKKLKDL comes from the exons tctattataatattagttaaatgTGACGTATTAGATAATGTAGAAAGTGAAAATTTGCAAGTGAATGATATAGCAGGTTCAATAATCGGAGTTATTGGTGCGgattcaaatacaaaaagaattaaagaactaaatgataaattaaaaaaggtagACAAATATGTAgttgataaaaacaaatatgcaGAATTACTAAAGAACATAACAATTGAAACTGATTTGAATGCAACTAATTTCTTTAGTGCATTATACGAAAGAGATTATTTGAAAGTCATCTCCGGGAATGAAACGAAAAGTATTTATCTCCAACTTAAGGAAAAAATGAACAGAGatgatgttattaaaatattagctgAGAAAGGGAACACAAGTAATTTGGTGAAATCAGCTAGAAAAGCTATTGGAATCgattatattgaatttaatgatAGAGACGATAATGATATAGTACTAGATAATATAGTTGATGAGATTTTAGCTCAAGCGCCAAGTGATAATCATAAATTCGACCACAACGATAATGACGGAATGTACTGGg ATCCTCAAGGTGAATTAGATGATCTCAAGGAATATCATCGACATGACGGTAGACGTATTTTTAGAGGGGAAAGAACGACGATCAAGAACTATCCATTCATGGTGTCAGTGCACGTATTGGGCAGGTTTTGGTGCGGAGGTTCGTTGTATTGGAATGATCTGGTGCTTACATCAGCGTCTTGTTTGCAGTT gATGCATAATAACCGCTTCTTCCGAGAAAATCCGAAGCTGCTCCAAGTAAGAATAGGAAGTAATCATAGCAGGATTGGTGGGGAAATTATAGACGCACTTGAG GTGTATTTTCATCCTGGTTACAATCCTCGTACCTTGAATAATAACATAGCGGTTATACGCCTACGTCACCATCTCTATTTCGACCACCACCGTACGCCGAAGCTGATTGCAATATCCTACAGCCCCTTCAGTATACCCACAACAGCTGAAGTATTGTTATTGGGTTGGGGGGTTAAAAAG CTCTCTCAGAGAATAGCTTTCGAGCCGGTCTTCCTACAACAAAAACTTCTACCCGTATATCCGAATATATTTTGCAAAGAAGTCTACGGaga TAAATTTGTTTCATCTACAATGTTTTGCGCTGGTACTATGACAACTGGAGAAGGAGCGTGTTCA CACGACGCGGGAGGCCCTGCAGTTATGTCGGGAAAATTAGTCGGGATAATCTCATACGGCCCGTCCATTTGCGGCTTCCCAAATGCCCCGACCGTGTTCACATTAGTTGGGGCGTACGCTGATTGGATCGAAACTATTAATGAGACG ATGCCAAGTTATCATATTGGAAAGAAGAAGACAACAACATTAAATCCAGTATTGGCTatgcaatattataatttagaacaATATACATCATTGAAGGAAAAACTGCTGGAACATCAGACATCCAAGGTAACCCCACTCGACATCATGACGATGCCAACTGAAGGCAATGTTACAGCGACAACACCTGGCGCTTtgagaaagaaaaaactaaaagat ttgtga